Within the Laspinema palackyanum D2c genome, the region TCCTCGACAGGGAAGGCGATCGGCCCGCTTGCTTGATCCTTTGGATTTCTACCCAGTTTTACCGGGTCAGCGCGGGTGGTTATTCAGTCGATATATATGGCAAAAATGGCAAAAATTTCCACAAATATTTAGAATTCAAACATCACCCCCTGGTATTTTTCCTCAATAGTGGCGTGCTCGTGGCAAAGATAACAGCAGGGTAAAGCATTAGGCTGGCTGCGATCGCCTCTACCGGATCAGAGAAGGATTCCCAACCTCGGGTAGCTTGGATAGTCGGACTTATAATAAAAGCTTGTGTCCGCTCCCTTGTTGTCCCTGTGCGAATAGATATTATCACGTTATTTCCCGATTTTTTTACCACCCCACTGCAATCTTCCCTCCTTGGGAAAGCCCTTGCTAACCAGATTGCTGCGGTCAATCTCGTTAATCCTCGCGACTTTACGACGGATAAGCATCGTCGAGTCGATGACGAACCTTATGGCGGAGGAGTCGGAATGGTCATGAAACCTGAACCTTTATTTGCAGCAGTCGAATCCTTACCCGTTCTGCCTCGCCGCGAGGTGATTTTTCTCAGCCCCCAAGGGCAACCGATGAATCGTAACCTGTTCTGGGAACTCGCCCAAAATTTCGATCAACTTGTCTTGATTTGCGGACATTATGAAGGCATCGATGAACGGGTTATGAATCTCGTAACCCGCGAAGTCTCTTTGGGGGATTTCGTCTTAACCGGGGGAGAAATTCCCGCCTTAGCCTTAGTCGATGGAGTTGTCCGCCTGCTTCCAGGCACTGTGGGTAAAGCTGAATCCTTAGAAGCTGAGAGTTTTGAGGACGGATTACTTGACTATCCCCACTACACCCGACCCGCTCAATTTCGTGACTGGAAAGTACCGGAGGTGTTACTCTCGGGACATCACGGTAAAATTGAGGAATGGCGCAAAGCACAACAACTGCAACGCACTCGCGATCGCCGCCCAGACCTCCTCCAAAACCTTGATAATCTGTCAGCAAAAGATGACAATTCCGACGGGGATGGGCTATGACTAAATAAATAAAGCTGGGTTTTCAGCCATGCATAAATTTAATCTCACCTTAACCACTCTCCTTTGCCTCTTGCTTTTTAATGAAGTCAAGATTAACCCCACAACCCGCCCAATGGGAGAGTGGATAGAGGTTCAATCCACTGCTTTAGCCCGCACCGGAGGACGAAGCCGGGGGGGGTCTTTCAGTCGCCCCAGCCCCTCCCGTTCTACTCCCTCCCGTTCCACACCCTCCCGTTCTACTCCCTCCCCTTCTCGTACCACCAACCCTACTCCCAGCCGTTCTGCCCCGAGTTCTAGTGGCTCTGGTAGTAGCAACCGTCCCTCGCGCCCGAACAATCCCCCGCCCACAGATTCCACTCCCAGTCGCGGCAATACGGGAGGACGAACAAGGGGCGGTTCCTTCGAGGCGCAACCCACTCCAGCCCCCACTCCGGCCCCTACTCCGGCCCCCCAAACCACTTATCCATCCGGAGGAGGAACAGTAGTGGTCCCGGTGCCTGTTCCGGTCCCTCAACCCTACTATCCAACTCCCCAATACAGCGATCGCCCGTATCAGGATTCTGCTGGAACCGGACTCAAACCCGCCCCAGTCGTACCGCCAACTTATATCCCCAGTCCCACTGCACCGGCAACCAGCCAACCCGTCCCAGGCGCACCTCCGTCTCCCCAATCGGGCTATGCCGGGACCCAAGCTACTCGGAATAATCGCTTTCCCTGGAAATTTTTACTGTTTTTACTGATTACCGGAGGGGCGATCGCTGCCCTCTGGTGGATTCGTTCTAAACGTGCAGCCCCTGCCGTCTCAGAACTCGACAATGATATTGTCACCGTCACCAAATTGCAGGTTGCCCTATTAGCTTCCGCCCGAGAGATTCAATCCCATCTCACCGATTTAAGCCTCAGCGCCGAACTCGATACTCCCGAAGGACTGACGGAATTTTTACAAGAATCCGCCTTATCCTTACTCCGCCATCCGGAATATTGGACTCATGTTCAAACCCATTCGGAAACGGTTAAAAGTCGGGAAGAAGCGGGGCGAGTTTTTGAGCAATTATCGATTCAAGAACGCAGTAAATTTAGTGCAGAAACCTTCAGTAATGTTGGGGGTAAAATTCGGCAAAAACAATCCCGCTCTCAATCCGAAGGAGACCCCGCCTCTTATGTCGTGGTGACCCTCCTCCTGGGAACGGAAGATGATCAGCCCCTATTCGGACCCATCCATTCTGCGGAAGAACTGCGATCGGCCCTCCAACAAGTTGCCGCCATCACTCCAGATTATCTGTTAGTGTTTGAGTTACTCTGGAGTCCCCAGGAAGCCACGGATAGTTTGAGCTATGATGACTTGCTAACTCAGTATAGTGATATGGTTCAAATTGGATAAGCAGCAGCAACACCCGTCGGGGAATAAATCAACCGCCTCGCCTGTAGGGGCGCTTCGGGAAGCGCCTCCACCGACGGTTAAAAACCACGAAAAATCTTGCCCCGTGGTGCTTTCAGCAACCGGCGTGGGTTAAAACCCTCGCCTAACAGCTAAAGTCGGTTAAAACCGACTGCAAGTCTTATACAGTGGTGTTTTCAGTCGGTTTTAACCGACTTTAGCTATTAGCTGGGGGATTTATCCCCCAGCGGTTGTGGCTTTTAAAAACCGTGCCTGTATAACCTTCAACCCAGTCTACCTAGGATAAATATCAATGATACATTCAGAACTCGATAACGATATCGTCACCGTGAGCCAACTCCAGATTGCCGTCAGTGCTGGAGTGAGTTCAATCCAATCTCAATTGTCCAACTTAAGCCTGAAAGCCGACACGAAAACCCCGGAGGGATTATATAAATTACTCGAAGTTACCGTAGAACAATTGCTCGAAAACGCCCTCTATTGGACTCATCTTTTAGGCAGTTCGGAAACTTTCGAGAGTCGCGAAGCAGCAGAAGAGGTATTTGAAAACTTATCCCTTGAGGAACGGGGTAAATTTAGCGCGGAAACCCTGAGTAATGTGGAGGGAAAAATTACCCAAACCGATAAAGCGGCAGTGATTCAGAACGGAGGAGAAGGGGCCTATGTGGTGATTACGTTATTGCTGGGGACAGCACACGATCAGCCGTTATTTGCCCCAATTGATACGATCGGTGGGATGAAAACAGCGCTCAGTCAATTGCGATCGCTCTCGTCGGACTATCTACTCGTCTTAGAATTGCTATGGAGTCCGCAAGCTGAAACCGATACTCTATCGGTGCAGGATATGGCAACCTACTATGGCAATATGAAGGCGATCGCATAAACTCCCCCATCTCGGTGGAGGACAAGAAACCGGGTTTCTATCAGCATCTGGTGTTGCTTCCCCAAGATTTAGTCAAGAAACCCGGTTTCTAACCCTGGACTGGGGTACAAGAAACCGGGTTTCTACAAATAACAAATGACCAATGACAAACGACTAAAACCCCAAGTCAATGACCCGATTTATCTACGACCAATTCACCAAACAATACATCCAGGAACTGTTAAAGCAATTAGGTCAAACTGAAACCAGCAAAACGATGGCTTCAGAACGGCGAGAAATTGACATATTTTTCACACCCAACCCGGAAAACATCGCCGATGCTAGTCACTTAGGTTTACTGGGAAGATTGGCGACAACCCCAGCAGTGTTTGAGCCCTTTAGCAATCCAGTTAAACCCAGAGAAATTCGCAGTTGTCTATTGAAACTCTTAGACCTCAACGCAGAATTTGAACGCCAAGCCATCCGGGAAAAAAGACGGCTCAATCCCGCCGAATCACCCCAGTTATGGATTATGACTCCCACCGCATCCGCCGCCATTTTAGCAGATTTTGGCGCAATCTCAGACTTGGAAAACTGGATGAGTGGCGTTTACTTTCTCCCCAAGGGACTACAAAGCGCGATTATCGTCCTCCACCAACTCCCACCGACGCCAGAAACCCTGTGGTTGCGGATTTTAGGCACAGGCAAAGTCCAAAAACAAGCCCTGCAAGAACTGTATCAACTCCCACCAGATAATCCCACGCGAGAAACCACGCTAGAATTACTGTACAACCTGCGTGAAATTCTAGAAGCTCGGCAAAATTTAGCCCCAGAAGAGAGGGAGTTAATTATGGAACTATCACCCCTGTATTTACAACGGTTACAAACTGTTAAGGAAGAAGGCATCCAGCAAGGCATCCAGCAAGGCATCCAGCAAGGCATCCAGCAAGGACAGCAAGGACAGCGGAGGCTGGTGGAAAGCCTGCTGCAAGTGAAATTTGGTGCCGTGGATGCCGAATTAGCTCAGATTATCGAGGCGTTAATTCAGATTCCCCCATTGGAGCAAGCTCAGTTGATTTTGCAACTATCCCGCGAGGAACTTTTAGCTCGGTTTTCCCGTGACTTCTGAACTTGGGGGGAGAGACAAGAAACCAGGAAAGAAAAGAAACCGGGTTTCTAGCAACATCTCTGGTTCTCATCAAAAATTTAGGTAAGAAACCCGGTTTCTAACTCTAGGTTAAGGGACAAGAAACCGGGTTTCTAGCAACATCTCTGATTTTCATCAAAAATTTAGGTAAGAAACCCGGTTTCTAACTCTAGGTTAAGGGACAAGAAACCGGGTTTCTACAAATGACCAAGGACAAATGACCAAGGACAAATGACCAAGGACAAATGACAAGGGAGTTAATTATGAAACTATCACCCCTGTATTTACAACGGTTACAAACTGTTAAGGAAGAAGGCTTCCAGCAAGGCTTCCAGCAAGGCTTCCAGCAAGGCTTCCAGCAAGGCTTCCAGCAAGGCTTCCAACAAGGACAGCAGCGGCTGCTGGAAAGCCTACTGCAAGTGAAATTTGGGGCCGTGGATGCGGAATTAACATCGATTATCGAGGCGTTAATCGAAATTTCCCCATTGGAGCAAGTTCAGTTGATTTTGCAGCTATCCCGCGAGGAACTTTTAGCTCGGTTTTCCCGTGACTTCTGAACCTGGGGGGAGAGACAAGACACCGGGTTTCACCAGTGGCGGGGATGGGGTAAAATGGGGGTGCTATCCTGACCGGGTGCGTTGCAATTGATTATTGAGGGAAAACGTTGTTGTGAGGATTATTGCTCGCAGTACATTACGAGAGTTTTGGCAGCTACACGCGGATGCTGAACAACCGTTAAAGGCTTGGTTTCAGGATGTCCGTAACCAGAAATGGACAAGTCCAGCAGATATTAAAGCGATTTATGCTAATGCGAGTATTCTTCCCAATAATCGTGTAGTTTTTAATATAAAGGGGAATAATTATCGGATAATTGTTCATGTTCGTTATGACCTTGGGATTGTTTTTATTCGCTTTGTTGGGACACATCAAGAATATGATAATATTGATGCAACCACGATTTAAAGAGGTAAAATAATATGAATTTGAAACCGATTAAAACTGAGGCAGATTATCGTCAAGCTTTAGCGGAGGTTGAACGGTTATTTGATGCGCCTGTAAATATGACCGATGGGGATAGGCTTGAGGTTCTGACCACCCTAATCGAAGTCTATGAAGAACAACATCATCCGATTGAGTTACCATCCCCTTATGAGGCCATTTTATACCATCTGGAAAGTCGCCAGCCACCTGTTTTAAGTTTTATTGATGGATTGAAGCGGCGCGGGGTAAGTGAGCAAGTGATTCAAGAGGCTTTAAATGAATTGGTAATTGAAAATGAATAATTGATAATTTAGGAAAAAATGAGCGGGGAAATCTGAGGGGGTTTTAGAGGATTTTGATGCTTTGGCGATTAATCAACCATTGGTAAATGTTCTACAAACTGAACGTCATCTAGTCGAGGAGAATCAGAGGCGATCGCATTGGCATTGTCAGGGAATGCAGAATAATTATTGATTGATGAACGGTTAGGACGAAGGGAAGCGATTGATTTAGGGTTGTCGATTACGGGATTATTAGGAATTTTGCTAGTGGCAAAGCGTCGGGGTTTGATGACTCAGATTAGACCGATTATAGATGGTTTAATCTTGGACGCTAATTTTCGGATTGGGCCAAATTTATATAGAGAGGTTTTAGCGGCTGCTGGGGAATGATAAAGTGATAAAAAGCTGCATTTGGGGTGGGGGAAAAGAAACCGGGTTTCTAGCAGCATCTGGTGTTTCTTCACAAAGATTTAACAAAGAAACCCGGTTTCTCAGTGGCGGGGATGGGGTAAAATCCGGGTGGTATCCCCTACCCGGTATGTGGCGATGGATGAACACAGAGTGCAGGCTTATCTCTCCCTGATTCAAGAACTCCTCGACTGTCCCAGTGGGGAGGAACCGCAAATCCTCAAAAGTCATCTGGAGTTGCTGGATGAAGGTTTTGTGCAGGTGTGCGAGTGGGCGGCAGCACAGTTTCAGGAAGCGGAACACAATGAGGAGGCAGAGTTTGTACGAAATGTGGCACGACGGATAGGGGCATTTTTAGCGCAGGGGGCAGTGCAGCCATCCCAAAGCGAGATAACACCCGCAGAATATAAAACCTTTTTGCAAGAAGCCCTGCGCTTGACCAGAGAAAGTGGTTTTAGTCCGTCTGTTGTTTATCCTTTCCTAGACAGTCACGGGGACAAACTGAATCAGGATCTGATTGCTCTGATTCCTGCCTTTGCCACAAGCACTAACATTGCTACTTTATTTAGTTTTGCCAATTTAGTTCAACAATTTCCTCGGGGTCAACGGGCGATTAATCTAGAAATTGCTATTACTATCTACACCAAAGCCCTCGATTTTTTTGATGGTCAGAATAACGGAACTGCCTGGGCAACCATTCAAAATATCTTGGGAAATGCCTACTTATATCGTCTACAGGGAGAGCGGGCGGAGAACATCGAGGAGGGGATTCGCGGCTACCAAGCCGCCTTAGAAGTCTATGCCCCCAGTGCCTATCTCGAAGAATGGGCAATGACACAAAATAACTTGGGAGAAGCCTATCGTAACCGCATCCGGGGAGAACGAGGGGAGAACCTAGAACGGGCAATTGGCTACTACGAAGCCGCTTTAGAAGTCAGAACCCGCAGCGCCTACCCCGAACAATGGGCGATGTCGCAAAACAACTTGGGACTTGCCTACTGGAAACGCATCCGGGGAGGGCGAAGGGAAAACCTAGAACGGGCAATTGGCTACTACGAAGCCGCTTTAGAAGTCTTGACCCGCAGCGCCTACCCCGAACAATGGGCCATGACCCAAATGAACTTGGGAAATGCCTACTTATACCGCATCCAGGGAGAGCAAGCCGAGAACCTGGATCAGGCGATTGGCCACTACGCAGCCGCTTTGGAAGTTTATACCCTCAGTGCATATCCTGAAGATTGGGCCATGACGCAAAATAACT harbors:
- a CDS encoding DUF1517 domain-containing protein gives rise to the protein MHKFNLTLTTLLCLLLFNEVKINPTTRPMGEWIEVQSTALARTGGRSRGGSFSRPSPSRSTPSRSTPSRSTPSPSRTTNPTPSRSAPSSSGSGSSNRPSRPNNPPPTDSTPSRGNTGGRTRGGSFEAQPTPAPTPAPTPAPQTTYPSGGGTVVVPVPVPVPQPYYPTPQYSDRPYQDSAGTGLKPAPVVPPTYIPSPTAPATSQPVPGAPPSPQSGYAGTQATRNNRFPWKFLLFLLITGGAIAALWWIRSKRAAPAVSELDNDIVTVTKLQVALLASAREIQSHLTDLSLSAELDTPEGLTEFLQESALSLLRHPEYWTHVQTHSETVKSREEAGRVFEQLSIQERSKFSAETFSNVGGKIRQKQSRSQSEGDPASYVVVTLLLGTEDDQPLFGPIHSAEELRSALQQVAAITPDYLLVFELLWSPQEATDSLSYDDLLTQYSDMVQIG
- a CDS encoding DUF1517 domain-containing protein, which codes for MIHSELDNDIVTVSQLQIAVSAGVSSIQSQLSNLSLKADTKTPEGLYKLLEVTVEQLLENALYWTHLLGSSETFESREAAEEVFENLSLEERGKFSAETLSNVEGKITQTDKAAVIQNGGEGAYVVITLLLGTAHDQPLFAPIDTIGGMKTALSQLRSLSSDYLLVLELLWSPQAETDTLSVQDMATYYGNMKAIA
- the trmD gene encoding tRNA (guanosine(37)-N1)-methyltransferase TrmD; translated protein: MRIDIITLFPDFFTTPLQSSLLGKALANQIAAVNLVNPRDFTTDKHRRVDDEPYGGGVGMVMKPEPLFAAVESLPVLPRREVIFLSPQGQPMNRNLFWELAQNFDQLVLICGHYEGIDERVMNLVTREVSLGDFVLTGGEIPALALVDGVVRLLPGTVGKAESLEAESFEDGLLDYPHYTRPAQFRDWKVPEVLLSGHHGKIEEWRKAQQLQRTRDRRPDLLQNLDNLSAKDDNSDGDGL
- a CDS encoding DUF3368 domain-containing protein, with the translated sequence MIDERLGRREAIDLGLSITGLLGILLVAKRRGLMTQIRPIIDGLILDANFRIGPNLYREVLAAAGE
- a CDS encoding helix-turn-helix domain-containing protein → MNLKPIKTEADYRQALAEVERLFDAPVNMTDGDRLEVLTTLIEVYEEQHHPIELPSPYEAILYHLESRQPPVLSFIDGLKRRGVSEQVIQEALNELVIENE
- a CDS encoding type II toxin-antitoxin system HigB family toxin — protein: MRIIARSTLREFWQLHADAEQPLKAWFQDVRNQKWTSPADIKAIYANASILPNNRVVFNIKGNNYRIIVHVRYDLGIVFIRFVGTHQEYDNIDATTI